The Haloplanus sp. CK5-1 genome contains a region encoding:
- a CDS encoding metallophosphoesterase yields the protein MDPRPTEPFPDIADRDGIATLSKRLRDGVDPTDHTPIVSISDIHGYLDDARRALLTLADHPEYDPVVVPDDDGRLHWADGGYVLVFNGDLIDRGPDNEAVVRLVSRLLAEAPPGRVRVTLGNHEMGVLTPDSFGWRDWYSGRIGDDGRRAFCRAIRDGHVVAAYEGYGVTYAHAGRPDPYDVAAANDALAAAAEDVAAAVGTPSDETTQRRAIEEYPLVLGLGGRGGRGEGAGLAWLDFSRLPPDAPPQVVGHTRHDRPTRTGNVVCENVIRRNRRTAGGEAVLVETVDGLSALRRRPDGSVAERSFDHPGGRRGERS from the coding sequence ATGGACCCACGACCGACCGAACCGTTCCCCGACATCGCCGATCGAGACGGGATCGCCACCCTGTCGAAGCGGCTCCGCGATGGCGTCGATCCCACCGACCACACGCCGATCGTGAGCATCAGCGACATCCACGGCTACCTCGACGACGCGCGGCGTGCGCTCCTGACACTCGCGGACCACCCGGAGTACGATCCGGTCGTCGTCCCGGACGACGACGGCCGCCTCCACTGGGCCGACGGGGGGTACGTCCTGGTGTTCAACGGCGACCTGATCGACCGCGGCCCCGACAACGAAGCGGTCGTCCGACTGGTCTCACGACTGCTCGCCGAAGCCCCGCCGGGTCGCGTCCGCGTCACGCTCGGCAACCACGAGATGGGCGTGCTCACCCCCGACAGCTTCGGCTGGCGGGACTGGTACTCCGGGCGGATCGGCGACGACGGTCGGCGAGCGTTCTGTCGCGCGATCCGTGACGGCCACGTCGTCGCGGCCTACGAGGGATACGGCGTTACCTACGCCCACGCGGGTCGCCCCGACCCCTACGACGTGGCGGCCGCCAACGACGCCCTCGCCGCGGCCGCCGAGGACGTCGCGGCGGCGGTCGGGACACCCAGCGACGAGACCACTCAGCGCCGCGCCATCGAGGAGTACCCCCTCGTCCTCGGTCTCGGCGGCCGCGGGGGACGGGGCGAGGGGGCCGGTCTCGCGTGGCTGGACTTCTCCCGCCTCCCCCCGGACGCGCCGCCACAGGTGGTCGGCCACACGCGCCACGACCGGCCCACGCGCACCGGCAACGTCGTCTGTGAGAACGTCATCCGGCGTAACCGACGGACTGCAGGGGGTGAGGCCGTCCTCGTCGAGACGGTCGACGGCCTCTCTGCCCTCCGTCGACGCCCCGACGGGAGCGTGGCCGAACGCTCCTTCGATCACCCCGGCGGCCGCCGAGGGGAGCGCAGTTGA
- a CDS encoding deoxyribodipyrimidine photo-lyase — translation MRLHWHRTDLRPSDNLPLSTVDSDEEPRSSGNRRAPRAGDEPILPVYVFDPRILDHAAPPRIAFVIDSLERLREWYRTRESDLLVVRGSAPEELARLADAYDADAVSWAQAYSGLGRRRDQRVRERLDADGVESHTLHDHLHHEPGSITTNEGEPYSVYSYFWKKWRDREKRESVPAPGADRLAAPDRDTPIPTLDDLGFEEPEATVPTGGYEEARHRLNEFCSGPIYRYERARDRPAADATSRLSPHLTHGTVGVRTVHDRVVRAREDAPDADAREAVETFRGELAWREFYHHVLYFNPEVVTENYRDYENDIEWRDDAGELRAWRNGETGYPIVDAGMRQLREEAYMHNRVRMIVASFLTKDLLIDWREGYDWFRRKLADHNPANDNGGWQWAASTGTDAQPYFRIFNPTTQGERHDPDAEYIREYVPELRGVDPDLIHDWTDLSPTQRRRTAPDYPAPIVDHGDRRERALAMFERARGEADDD, via the coding sequence ATGCGCCTCCACTGGCACCGGACCGATCTGCGACCGTCCGACAATCTACCCCTTTCGACGGTCGATTCGGACGAGGAGCCACGCTCCTCGGGAAACCGGCGCGCTCCGCGCGCCGGTGACGAGCCGATCCTCCCAGTGTACGTGTTCGACCCACGGATCCTGGACCACGCCGCTCCCCCACGGATCGCGTTCGTCATCGACAGCCTCGAACGGCTCCGCGAGTGGTACCGCACCCGCGAGAGCGACCTTCTCGTGGTCCGGGGATCCGCACCCGAGGAACTCGCTCGCCTCGCCGACGCGTACGACGCGGACGCCGTCTCCTGGGCGCAGGCATACTCCGGACTCGGCCGGCGACGCGACCAGCGCGTCCGGGAGCGCCTCGACGCCGACGGCGTCGAGAGCCACACCCTCCACGACCACCTCCACCACGAACCGGGATCGATCACGACGAACGAGGGGGAGCCGTACTCGGTGTACAGTTACTTCTGGAAGAAGTGGCGCGACCGGGAGAAACGCGAGTCGGTGCCGGCACCGGGAGCGGACCGCCTCGCCGCGCCGGACCGCGACACACCCATTCCCACCCTCGACGACCTGGGCTTCGAGGAACCCGAAGCGACGGTTCCGACCGGCGGCTACGAGGAAGCTCGTCACCGACTCAACGAGTTCTGCTCGGGGCCGATCTACCGATACGAGCGGGCGCGCGACCGGCCGGCGGCCGACGCCACCTCCCGGCTCTCGCCACACCTCACCCACGGCACCGTCGGCGTCCGGACGGTCCACGACCGGGTGGTGCGCGCCCGCGAGGACGCTCCCGACGCCGACGCTCGCGAGGCCGTCGAGACGTTCCGTGGCGAACTCGCGTGGCGGGAGTTCTACCACCACGTCCTCTATTTCAACCCCGAGGTGGTGACGGAGAACTACCGTGACTACGAGAACGACATCGAGTGGCGCGACGACGCCGGCGAACTCCGCGCATGGAGGAACGGCGAGACGGGGTACCCCATCGTCGACGCCGGGATGCGGCAACTCCGCGAGGAGGCGTACATGCACAACCGCGTGCGGATGATCGTCGCCTCCTTCCTGACGAAGGACCTGCTGATCGACTGGCGGGAGGGGTACGACTGGTTCCGCCGGAAACTCGCCGACCACAACCCAGCGAACGACAACGGCGGCTGGCAGTGGGCCGCTTCGACCGGCACCGACGCCCAGCCCTACTTCCGGATCTTCAACCCGACGACACAGGGCGAACGCCACGACCCCGACGCCGAGTACATCCGCGAGTACGTTCCGGAACTCCGCGGCGTCGACCCCGACCTGATCCACGACTGGACCGACCTCTCGCCGACCCAGCGACGGCGGACCGCTCCCGACTACCCGGCGCCGATCGTCGACCACGGCGACCGACGAGAACGAGCCCTCGCCATGTTCGAACGGGCGCGCGGCGAGGCCGACGACGACTGA
- a CDS encoding DUF7331 family protein, which produces MDHRPMQDRPLAGGGTAPDPIDLDDYAAYEDGTSMVICDRTNPTAWIRAATATTTLDP; this is translated from the coding sequence GTGGACCACCGACCAATGCAGGACCGACCGCTCGCCGGAGGGGGTACCGCCCCCGACCCGATCGACCTCGACGACTACGCCGCCTACGAGGACGGCACGTCGATGGTGATCTGCGACCGGACGAACCCCACCGCGTGGATACGGGCGGCGACGGCGACGACGACGCTCGACCCCTAG
- a CDS encoding MBL fold metallo-hydrolase, translated as MTDTAGSVTAAALRDRLAAGDPVTLLDVRNRDDVDRWRIEGPSVDRHHVPYMKFVAAGATGGAADLVPANAREPIVVVCPRGEASAEVAAGLAAAGVDAENLAGGMDAWARLLGRSPVPAEGGDATVYQYHRPASGCLGYAVVAGGEMAVIDPLRAFVDRYRADAADLGATITYAVDTHVHADHVSGVRALSAATDATPVLSASAVGRGVVGTFDMVRDGDVLDVGGASVAAVALPGHTTGMTGFRIGGTLLTGDSLFLDAVARPDLQEDADPAVQARELYATLTERLGAFGDDVLVAPGHTDAGVGDDTPAVARLGDLRGRLPLFGTDESTFVDRVTRAGAEPANAARIAAVNRGVETVDDETAFELELGPNNCAAGGV; from the coding sequence ATGACCGACACCGCCGGCAGCGTCACCGCGGCCGCGCTCCGGGATCGACTGGCCGCGGGCGACCCGGTGACGCTGCTCGACGTCCGAAACCGCGACGATGTAGACCGCTGGCGGATCGAGGGGCCGTCGGTCGACCGCCACCACGTCCCCTATATGAAGTTCGTCGCCGCCGGTGCCACGGGTGGGGCCGCGGACCTTGTGCCGGCGAACGCCCGCGAACCGATCGTCGTCGTCTGCCCGCGGGGCGAGGCGAGCGCGGAGGTGGCCGCGGGACTCGCGGCGGCGGGGGTCGACGCCGAGAACCTCGCGGGTGGCATGGACGCGTGGGCGCGACTGCTCGGTCGCTCGCCGGTGCCCGCCGAGGGGGGTGACGCCACGGTCTACCAGTACCACCGCCCCGCGAGTGGGTGTCTCGGCTACGCCGTCGTCGCGGGCGGCGAGATGGCCGTGATCGACCCGCTGCGTGCCTTCGTCGACCGGTACCGCGCGGACGCCGCCGATCTGGGCGCGACGATCACGTACGCCGTCGACACGCACGTCCACGCCGACCACGTCAGCGGGGTGCGGGCGCTTTCGGCGGCGACCGACGCGACGCCCGTGCTGTCGGCGTCGGCGGTCGGGCGCGGCGTCGTCGGCACGTTCGACATGGTCCGCGACGGCGACGTCCTCGACGTGGGTGGCGCGAGCGTCGCGGCCGTCGCACTCCCCGGCCACACGACGGGAATGACCGGGTTCCGGATCGGCGGGACCCTCCTGACGGGTGATAGCCTCTTCCTCGACGCCGTCGCCCGACCCGACCTACAGGAGGACGCCGACCCCGCTGTGCAGGCCCGAGAGCTGTACGCGACGCTCACCGAGCGACTGGGCGCGTTCGGCGACGACGTCCTCGTCGCGCCCGGTCACACCGACGCGGGCGTTGGCGACGACACGCCGGCAGTCGCCCGACTCGGCGACCTCCGGGGCCGACTCCCCCTCTTCGGCACGGACGAGTCGACGTTCGTCGACCGGGTCACCCGCGCCGGGGCGGAACCGGCCAACGCCGCTCGGATCGCCGCCGTCAACCGAGGCGTGGAGACCGTCGACGACGAGACCGCGTTCGAACTCGAACTGGGGCCGAACAACTGCGCCGCGGGCGGGGTGTGA
- a CDS encoding isocitrate/isopropylmalate dehydrogenase family protein, giving the protein MSYDIAVIPGDGIGNEVVDAVEPLLVDAAAAHGVDVATTWFDWGSQRYLDEGSMMPEDGLDRLESFDAILLGAVGHPDVPDHVTLRGLRLPITKGFNQHVCKRPSHLFEGVRSPLRGYEGGDIDFVVYRQNTEGEYADVGGREHRGFGNEVAVQASVFTREATEAVVRPAFEAASERDGKLTNVTKSNAQAHGMVFWDDIVAEVSEEYPDVEVERLLVDAASMDFVRRPDEFDVVVASNLFGDILTDLGGGIMGSLGLAPSTNIDPSREFPSMFEPVHGSAFDIMGQGIANPLGTVLSGSLMFEHLGEDAVAEALWGAVADQLADPDAPRTADIGGDAKTVAVTDDLCDHLTE; this is encoded by the coding sequence ATGTCCTACGATATCGCAGTGATTCCGGGCGACGGGATCGGCAACGAAGTCGTCGACGCCGTCGAACCGCTGTTGGTCGACGCGGCGGCCGCCCACGGCGTCGACGTGGCGACGACCTGGTTCGACTGGGGGAGCCAGCGCTACCTCGACGAGGGGTCGATGATGCCCGAGGACGGCCTGGACCGGTTGGAGTCGTTCGACGCCATCCTCCTGGGTGCGGTGGGCCACCCCGACGTGCCCGACCACGTCACGCTCCGTGGCCTCCGCCTCCCGATCACGAAGGGGTTCAACCAGCACGTCTGTAAGCGCCCCTCGCACCTGTTCGAGGGCGTCCGGAGTCCCCTCCGGGGCTACGAGGGCGGCGACATCGACTTCGTCGTCTACCGACAGAACACGGAGGGGGAGTACGCCGACGTGGGCGGGCGCGAACACCGTGGCTTCGGGAACGAGGTGGCGGTGCAGGCGTCGGTGTTCACCCGCGAAGCGACCGAGGCGGTCGTCCGCCCCGCCTTCGAGGCGGCGAGCGAGCGCGACGGCAAGTTGACGAACGTCACGAAGTCCAACGCGCAGGCCCACGGCATGGTCTTCTGGGACGACATCGTCGCCGAAGTGAGCGAGGAGTACCCCGACGTGGAGGTCGAACGCCTCCTCGTCGACGCCGCGAGCATGGACTTCGTCCGCCGCCCCGACGAGTTCGACGTCGTCGTCGCCTCCAACCTCTTCGGCGACATCCTCACCGACCTCGGCGGGGGGATCATGGGGAGTCTCGGCCTCGCGCCGTCGACGAACATCGACCCCAGCCGCGAGTTCCCCTCGATGTTCGAACCGGTCCACGGGAGCGCCTTCGACATCATGGGTCAGGGGATCGCCAACCCCCTCGGCACGGTGCTCTCCGGATCGCTCATGTTCGAGCACCTCGGCGAGGACGCGGTGGCCGAGGCGCTCTGGGGGGCCGTCGCCGACCAGTTGGCCGACCCCGACGCGCCACGCACCGCCGACATCGGCGGCGACGCGAAGACCGTCGCCGTCACCGACGACCTGTGCGACCACCTCACGGAGTGA
- a CDS encoding potassium channel family protein produces MPFRTRRTVYYLALVAAATGLFTVTYNVGMATWEGRPQPLYRSLEVVIQSFTTTGYGEDAPWRTPQMNLLAITMQLVGIGLILTAVDVFAVPWLREALAPTAPEAIPDLDDHVVICKHTSRTDAFVTELEARERAYVLVEPDEATASDLHESGYRVVHGDPESTASLANAGIDSAIAVVADAADDTNASIALSIRDRRPDVPVITLVEDAELARYHRAAGVDEVLSPRQLLGSSLARRVPTVVAGDAETVALGEEFELVELTVAPESDLCGRTFADAGLRERFGVNVIGTWVDGDFRTPVDPYERLAGGMRLLAVGEAEAVDRLRRATGATVHEFAASGRIVLAGHGDSGAAAHEALVRSGARPTVIDAEDGDDIDVVGDTRDPAVLREAGIENSSALILTVGDDTTAILTTLIARELNPELHIFVRANEEANVEKLYRAGGEYVQSLATVSGRMLASTVFEDEEVLAYDQRVNVVRFPAGELAGHTVAERAVRAETGCTVVAVERDGETITGFDPETFTIESGDGVVVVGTDEATTRFERAFGP; encoded by the coding sequence ATGCCGTTTCGGACCCGCCGGACCGTCTACTATCTCGCCTTGGTCGCCGCGGCGACCGGCCTGTTCACCGTCACCTACAACGTCGGGATGGCGACGTGGGAAGGGCGGCCACAGCCGCTGTATCGCTCGCTCGAGGTCGTGATCCAGAGCTTCACGACCACCGGGTACGGCGAGGACGCACCGTGGCGGACGCCACAGATGAACCTGCTGGCGATCACGATGCAGCTCGTCGGTATCGGGCTCATCCTCACTGCCGTGGACGTGTTCGCCGTGCCGTGGCTCCGGGAGGCGCTCGCGCCGACCGCTCCCGAAGCGATTCCGGACCTCGACGACCACGTCGTTATCTGTAAACACACCTCACGAACCGACGCCTTCGTCACGGAACTGGAGGCCAGAGAGCGGGCGTACGTCCTCGTCGAGCCCGACGAGGCGACGGCGAGCGACCTCCACGAGTCGGGCTACCGGGTCGTCCACGGTGACCCCGAGTCGACGGCGTCGCTCGCGAACGCGGGGATCGACTCGGCTATCGCCGTCGTCGCCGACGCGGCCGACGACACGAACGCGAGCATCGCGCTGTCGATCCGGGACCGTCGCCCGGACGTCCCCGTGATCACGCTCGTCGAGGACGCGGAGCTCGCCCGCTACCACCGCGCGGCCGGCGTCGACGAGGTGCTCTCGCCGCGGCAGTTGCTCGGGTCGAGCCTCGCGAGGCGCGTCCCGACCGTCGTCGCGGGAGACGCCGAAACCGTCGCGCTGGGCGAGGAGTTCGAACTCGTCGAACTCACGGTCGCACCCGAGAGCGACCTGTGCGGGCGGACGTTCGCCGACGCGGGGCTCCGCGAACGGTTCGGCGTGAACGTGATCGGGACGTGGGTCGACGGCGACTTCCGGACGCCAGTCGACCCGTACGAACGGCTCGCGGGGGGGATGCGGCTCCTGGCGGTCGGCGAGGCCGAGGCCGTCGACCGCCTGCGACGGGCGACGGGCGCGACGGTCCACGAGTTCGCCGCCTCGGGACGCATCGTCCTCGCGGGCCACGGCGACTCGGGGGCGGCGGCCCACGAGGCGCTGGTGCGATCCGGCGCGCGGCCGACCGTCATCGACGCCGAGGACGGTGACGACATCGACGTCGTGGGGGACACGCGCGACCCGGCCGTGCTCCGGGAGGCGGGGATCGAGAACAGTTCGGCACTGATCCTGACCGTCGGCGACGACACGACGGCGATCCTCACGACGCTCATCGCCCGCGAACTGAACCCGGAGCTCCACATCTTCGTCCGGGCGAACGAGGAGGCGAACGTCGAGAAGTTGTATCGGGCCGGCGGGGAGTACGTCCAGTCGCTGGCGACGGTCAGCGGTCGGATGCTGGCCTCGACGGTGTTCGAGGACGAGGAGGTGCTCGCGTACGACCAGCGCGTCAACGTCGTCCGCTTCCCGGCGGGGGAGCTGGCGGGCCACACGGTCGCCGAACGAGCGGTTCGGGCGGAGACCGGCTGTACCGTCGTCGCGGTCGAACGCGACGGGGAAACGATCACGGGGTTCGACCCCGAGACGTTCACGATCGAATCCGGAGACGGGGTCGTCGTCGTCGGCACCGACGAGGCCACCACGCGCTTCGAACGCGCGTTCGGTCCGTGA
- a CDS encoding DUF1684 domain-containing protein: MTDTDDYADRLRANRAEKDRVFAEERSSPIPPEKREGFDGLDYFAPDADYRVTATVTAHDDPEPIEMETSDGRTVRYLRVVSLDFDLDGESHTLHGYRQDGGDGELFVPFRDKTTGQATYHGGRYMELAPDGDLSDGDEVPIDFNLAYTPFCAFSDAFSCPLPPEENWLETTVPAGERTPDV; encoded by the coding sequence ATGACCGACACGGACGACTACGCCGACCGCCTGCGCGCGAACCGGGCGGAGAAGGACCGCGTCTTCGCCGAGGAGCGGAGTTCACCGATCCCGCCCGAGAAGCGCGAGGGCTTCGACGGCCTCGACTACTTCGCTCCCGACGCCGACTACCGGGTCACGGCGACCGTCACCGCCCACGACGACCCCGAACCCATCGAGATGGAGACGAGCGACGGCCGGACGGTCCGGTACCTGCGTGTCGTCTCCCTCGACTTCGACCTCGACGGCGAGAGCCACACCCTCCACGGCTACCGCCAGGACGGTGGGGACGGGGAGCTGTTCGTCCCCTTCCGCGACAAGACGACCGGGCAGGCGACGTACCACGGCGGCCGGTACATGGAGCTCGCCCCCGACGGCGACCTCTCCGATGGCGACGAGGTTCCCATCGACTTCAACCTCGCGTACACGCCGTTCTGTGCGTTCAGCGACGCCTTCTCCTGTCCGCTCCCGCCCGAGGAGAACTGGCTGGAGACGACGGTTCCGGCGGGCGAGCGGACGCCCGACGTCTAA
- a CDS encoding HVO_2922 family protein, with amino-acid sequence MPNARFELFVDAADEWRWRLVASNGNIIADSGEGYSSKQGAKRGIESVKRVAADAAVSELEE; translated from the coding sequence ATGCCGAACGCACGATTCGAACTGTTCGTCGACGCGGCCGACGAGTGGCGGTGGCGGCTCGTCGCCTCGAACGGCAACATCATCGCCGACAGCGGCGAGGGGTACAGCTCGAAACAGGGGGCGAAACGCGGCATCGAGAGCGTCAAGCGGGTCGCCGCGGACGCGGCGGTCAGCGAACTGGAGGAGTGA
- a CDS encoding DoxX family protein: MSDPSEQPNITATEINIRSTIGGITAEGRIHTLSVWFILALRLMMGIAFFQSGIEKVLSGSFDAAGYLQNAPPSNGSPAADLFVTMGQTPWFVEFVNVAVPWGEVLIGLGLIVGLLTRLAAFWGAFLMLLFYLGNWEIAHGYINGDFAYMLVFLSVAAFGAGRILGLDAYVEGYDVGGRPLIERYPWLRYLLG; this comes from the coding sequence ATGTCCGATCCGAGTGAACAGCCGAATATCACAGCCACCGAAATCAACATCCGAAGCACCATCGGCGGGATCACGGCCGAGGGGAGGATCCACACGCTGAGCGTCTGGTTCATCCTCGCGCTCAGGCTCATGATGGGCATCGCCTTCTTCCAGAGTGGAATCGAGAAGGTACTTTCGGGGAGTTTCGACGCGGCGGGGTACCTGCAGAACGCGCCGCCGTCGAACGGCAGTCCGGCCGCGGATCTGTTCGTCACTATGGGACAGACACCGTGGTTCGTCGAGTTCGTCAACGTGGCCGTCCCGTGGGGTGAGGTGCTGATCGGTCTGGGCCTGATAGTCGGGCTTCTGACACGCCTCGCCGCCTTCTGGGGGGCGTTCCTGATGTTGCTGTTCTATCTCGGCAACTGGGAGATCGCCCACGGCTACATCAACGGTGACTTCGCGTACATGCTCGTCTTCCTCTCCGTCGCCGCGTTCGGCGCGGGGCGAATCCTCGGGCTGGACGCGTACGTCGAGGGGTACGACGTCGGGGGCCGGCCGCTGATCGAGCGTTACCCCTGGCTTCGGTACCTGCTCGGGTGA
- a CDS encoding universal stress protein: MRLASASAMLVEAGGSPGNTPRVAGRVDGDRILVPLLSSGVPAASDQVRVAASLARASESVLHVTDPTTAADRSTTVHGADLTVGDEPDLLDRAVEDDTPSASHADTGLRYTHRLANGLLRSIDRHDVDTLVLPGRTGSGLLRRGLAERLALHAGCDVVTVSGECGYERVPSILLAVAGGPHSGLAADVAGHIAADADAWVDVFHVVDEDASSERRSRAEAHVEAAARRIARPDATSTRIVEAESAAEAIITQSAYYGLAVVGAPTKGRLRQFIAGSTNRTVRDNARSVVLSVRAD; this comes from the coding sequence ATGCGTCTCGCATCCGCGTCAGCGATGCTGGTCGAAGCCGGCGGCTCGCCCGGGAACACACCCCGGGTCGCTGGCCGCGTCGACGGCGATCGCATCCTCGTTCCCCTGCTGTCGTCCGGGGTGCCCGCGGCGTCCGACCAGGTCCGTGTCGCGGCGTCGCTGGCGCGCGCGTCGGAGTCGGTTCTCCACGTCACCGATCCGACTACGGCGGCCGACCGATCGACGACGGTCCACGGCGCAGACCTAACCGTCGGCGACGAACCCGACCTGTTGGACCGGGCGGTCGAGGACGACACGCCCTCGGCGTCGCACGCCGACACGGGGCTCCGGTACACACACCGCCTCGCGAACGGGCTGTTGCGATCGATCGATCGACACGACGTCGACACCCTCGTCCTGCCCGGTCGGACCGGGTCGGGACTGCTCCGCCGGGGACTCGCCGAACGGCTGGCGCTCCACGCTGGCTGTGACGTCGTCACCGTGAGCGGGGAGTGTGGCTACGAACGGGTTCCCTCGATCCTCCTCGCCGTCGCCGGGGGACCCCACTCCGGTCTGGCGGCGGACGTGGCGGGACACATCGCCGCCGACGCCGATGCGTGGGTCGACGTGTTTCACGTCGTCGACGAGGACGCGTCGTCCGAGCGGCGTAGCCGAGCGGAGGCACACGTCGAGGCGGCGGCCCGCCGGATCGCCCGCCCGGACGCGACGTCGACGCGGATCGTCGAGGCCGAGAGCGCCGCCGAAGCCATCATCACCCAGTCGGCGTACTACGGGCTCGCGGTCGTCGGCGCGCCGACCAAGGGACGCCTCCGGCAGTTCATCGCCGGGTCGACGAACCGGACCGTCCGGGACAACGCCCGGAGCGTCGTCCTCTCCGTTCGGGCCGACTGA
- a CDS encoding ABC transporter ATP-binding protein has protein sequence MADDHGGFEGVRENVDGHPMVNLLAYATAYWPRLFVGILSAFVTRFARLVPPIIVAAAIDRVVLSSGEPGLLTTVGLLPPGRITGEAAKIDFLQRLVVIAAIAYLVRSVTRFTSRYLLQSTAQKIQRDLRNDTYDHLQHLSLDFFTDHQTGGMMSILNSDINRLESFLNTEFRQLIRVVATVGGIAAVLYWHSPTLALIALAPVPIIGVASGYFLTWIEPRYRSIRQTVSRLNTRLDNNLSGAPVIKAFDRYDFERRRVTDQSQRYHDEKVAALRIRRAFFAGLRLLTGVVFVGILYVAGMDFITSADGEAALQTGTFALFFLYLRRLYSPMRRVGKSANKYQLAKSSAERVFGLLGREPTITDPEDPYNPEAVDGAVTFDDVTFAYGDEPPVVRGVDLDVPAGATVGLAGRTGAGKSTLLKLLPRFYDVDAGSVRVDGVDVREYRLRALRDAVAVVEQQPYLFSGTVAENVAYGDREVLDGEESGDPDARERVRAATVAAEAHEFVADLPDGYDTRIGERGIKLSGGQRQRIAIARALLNDPEIIIFDEATSDVDTETEERIQESIERLVADRTAFVIAHRLSTIKDADRIVVMDDGRVVEQGSHDELLAGGGDYADLWHAQADERPVGTNALDD, from the coding sequence ATGGCCGACGACCACGGCGGGTTCGAGGGCGTCCGCGAGAACGTCGACGGCCATCCGATGGTGAACCTGCTGGCCTACGCAACGGCCTACTGGCCACGCCTGTTCGTCGGCATCCTGTCGGCGTTCGTGACGCGCTTTGCCCGCCTCGTCCCGCCGATCATCGTCGCCGCCGCCATCGATCGGGTCGTCCTCTCCAGTGGCGAACCCGGCCTGCTGACGACGGTCGGCCTCCTGCCGCCGGGACGGATCACCGGCGAGGCCGCGAAGATCGACTTCCTCCAGCGACTCGTCGTCATCGCCGCCATCGCCTACCTCGTCCGGTCGGTCACCCGCTTTACCTCGCGGTATCTCCTCCAGTCGACCGCCCAGAAGATCCAGCGCGACCTCCGAAACGACACGTACGACCACCTCCAACACCTCTCGCTCGACTTCTTCACCGACCACCAGACCGGCGGGATGATGTCCATCCTCAACAGCGACATCAACCGACTGGAGTCGTTCCTGAACACGGAGTTTCGACAGCTGATCCGCGTGGTGGCGACCGTCGGCGGCATCGCGGCCGTGCTGTACTGGCACTCGCCGACGCTGGCGCTGATCGCGCTCGCACCGGTCCCGATCATCGGCGTCGCCAGCGGCTACTTCCTGACGTGGATCGAGCCACGGTATCGGTCGATCCGACAGACCGTCTCGCGGCTCAACACGCGCCTCGACAACAACCTCAGCGGCGCTCCGGTGATCAAGGCGTTCGACCGCTACGACTTCGAGCGCCGGCGCGTCACCGACCAGAGCCAGCGCTACCACGACGAGAAGGTGGCCGCCCTCCGAATCAGACGGGCCTTCTTCGCCGGCCTCCGCCTGCTGACCGGCGTCGTCTTCGTCGGCATCCTCTACGTCGCGGGGATGGACTTCATCACCAGCGCCGACGGCGAGGCCGCCCTCCAGACCGGGACGTTCGCGCTCTTTTTCCTCTACCTTCGCCGCCTCTACTCGCCGATGCGCCGCGTCGGTAAGTCGGCGAACAAGTACCAACTCGCCAAGTCGAGTGCCGAACGCGTCTTCGGCCTGCTGGGGCGCGAACCGACGATCACCGACCCGGAGGACCCCTACAACCCCGAGGCCGTCGACGGGGCCGTCACGTTCGACGACGTCACCTTCGCCTACGGCGACGAACCACCCGTGGTTCGGGGCGTCGACCTCGACGTCCCCGCCGGCGCGACGGTCGGCCTCGCCGGACGGACCGGTGCGGGCAAGTCCACGCTCCTGAAGCTTCTCCCCCGGTTCTACGACGTGGACGCCGGCTCGGTTCGGGTCGACGGCGTCGACGTCCGGGAGTACCGCCTGCGAGCGCTCCGGGACGCCGTCGCGGTCGTCGAACAGCAGCCGTACCTCTTCTCGGGGACCGTCGCCGAGAACGTCGCCTACGGCGACCGCGAGGTGTTGGACGGCGAGGAATCGGGTGATCCCGACGCACGCGAGCGGGTCCGTGCGGCCACGGTAGCCGCCGAAGCCCACGAGTTCGTCGCCGACCTCCCGGACGGCTACGACACGCGGATCGGGGAGCGCGGCATCAAGCTCTCGGGCGGCCAGCGCCAGCGGATCGCCATCGCGCGCGCGCTCCTGAACGACCCCGAGATCATCATCTTCGACGAGGCGACCAGCGACGTCGACACGGAGACCGAGGAGCGCATCCAGGAGAGCATCGAACGACTCGTCGCGGACCGCACCGCGTTCGTCATCGCCCACCGTCTCTCGACGATCAAGGACGCCGACCGGATCGTCGTGATGGACGACGGGAGGGTCGTCGAGCAAGGGAGCCACGACGAGTTGCTCGCCGGCGGCGGCGACTACGCCGACCTCTGGCACGCCCAAGCCGACGAGCGTCCGGTGGGAACCAACGCCCTCGACGACTGA